Proteins from one Fragaria vesca subsp. vesca linkage group LG6, FraVesHawaii_1.0, whole genome shotgun sequence genomic window:
- the LOC101301118 gene encoding protein BUD31 homolog 1-like, with product MPKVKTNRVTYPEGWELIEPTLRELQAKMREAENDTHDGKRKCETLWPIFKIAHQKSRYIFDLYHRRKEISKELYEFCLDQGYADRNLIAKWKKPGYERLCCLRCMQPRDHNFATTCVCRVPKHLREEKVIECVHCGCRGCASGD from the exons ATGCCGAAGGTAAAGACTAATCGAGTTACCTACCCAGAAGGCTGGGAACTAATCGAGCCTACTCTTCGTGAACTGCAAGCAAAGATGAGAGAAGCTGAGAATGATACTCATGATGGTAAAAGGAAATGTGAAACCTTATGGCCCATTTTCAAGATAGCACATCAAAAGAGTCGCTACATTTTTGACCTTTACCATCGCCGAAAAGAAATTTCCAAGGAATTGTATGAGTTCTGCCTGGACCAAGGTTATGCTGACCGCAATCTAATTGCAAAGTGGAAGAAG CCGGGTTATGAACGCCTTTGCTGTTTAAGGTGCATGCAGCCTCGGGATCACAACTTTGCAACCACATGTGTCTGCCGAGTGCCCAAGCATCTGAGGGAGGAGAAGGTTATAGAGTGCGTGCACTGTGGCTGCAGGGGCTGTGCCAGTGGAGATTGA
- the LOC101301404 gene encoding pleiotropic drug resistance protein 2-like isoform 1 produces MASALAGDDLARSTSSRRSYTSHGSKRSWASTSFREVWQAPPDVFNRSGRQDEDEELRWAAIERLPTYDRLRRGMLRQVLDNGRVVTDEVDVTRLGVQDKKVLMENILKVVEDDNERFLRRLRDRTDRVGIEIPKIEVRYEHLSIEGDVYVGSRALPTLLNATLNSIESVLGLIRLSPSKKRKIQILKHVSGIVRPSRMTLLLGPPGAGKTTLLLALAGKLDDDLRVSGNITYCGHEFSEFVPQRTCAYISQHDLHYGEMTVRETLDFSGRCLGVGTRYEMLAELSRREKEAGIKPDPEIDAFMKATSVSGQKTSLVTDYVLKILGLDICSDIMVGDDMRRGISGGQKKRVTTGEMLVGPAKVLLMDEISTGLDSSTTFQICRYMRQMVHIMDVTMVISLLQPAPETFELFDDLILLSEGQIVYQGPRDRVLEFFEYMGFKCPERKGVADFLQEVTSKKDQEQYWFKKSEPYRYIDVAEFVECFSNFQCGQQIASELGVPYEKSRAHPAALVKEKYGISNWELFKACFAREWLLMKRNSFVYVFKTTQITIMSVIAFTVFLRTQMPVGTVQDGGKFFGALFFSLINVMFNGMAELAMTVFRLPVFYKQRDFLFYPAWAFGLPIWVLRIPLSFMESAIWIILTYYTIGFAPAASRFFKQFLAFFGIHQMALSLFRFIAALGRTQTVANTLGTFTLLMVFVLGGFIVAKNDIEPWMIWGYYISPMMYGQNAIVMNEFLDKRWSAPNTDPRINAPTVGKVLLKSRGFFTDEYWFWICIGALFGFSLLFNILFVAALTFLNPLGDTKAVTADEESEKKKKKSSTEENSGLDMALRSSSENAPTKGMVLPFQPLPLAFNHVNYYVDMPAEMKSQGIDQDRLQLLRDVSGAFRPGVLTALVGVSGAGKTTLMDVLAGRKTGGYIEGTINISGYPKNQETFARVSGYCEQNDIHSPHVTVYESLLYSAWLRLSSDVKTQTRKMFVEEVMELVELNPIRDALVGLPGLDGLSTEQRKRLTIAVELVANPSIIFMDEPTSGLDARAAAIVMRTVRNTVNTGRTVVCTIHQPSIDIFEAFDEVSLNLLVFLLLMKRGGQVIYAGPLGRQSHKLVEYFEAIPGVTKIRDGYNPATWMLEVTAPSVETQLDVDFADIYANSSLYQRNQELIKELSTPVPGSKDLYFPTKYSQPFSVQCKACFWKMHWSYWRNPQYNAIRFFMTIVIGGLFGLIFWNKGQQTTQQQDLMNLLGAMYAAVLFLGATNASAVQSVVAIERTVFYRERAAGMYSELPYAFAQVAIETIYVAIQTIIYTMILYSMIGFEWKIAKFLWFYYYILLCFIYFTMYGMMVVALTPGHQIAAIVMSFFLSFWNLFSGFLIPRPQIPIWWRWYYWASPVAWTLYGLVTSQVGDKNADLVLPGYGTTPLKSFLKDQLGFDYDFLPAVAAAHVGWVLLFFFVFAYGIKYLNFQRR; encoded by the exons ATGGCGTCGGCTTTGGCCGGAGACGATCTGGCACGGTCGACGAGCAGCCGGAGGAGCTATACTTCACATGGGAGCAAGCGGAGCTGGGCCTCTACAAGTTTCCGGGAAGTATGGCAAGCCCCGCCGGACGTGTTCAACCGGAGTGGCCGGCAGGACGAGGATGAAGAGCTCCGGTGGGCAGCCATAGAGCGGCTTCCGACTTATGATAGACTGAGAAGAGGGATGCTCCGGCAGGTACTCGACAATGGACGAGTGGTCACTGATGAAGTGGATGTTACGAGGCTTGGAGTGCAAGACAAGAAGGTGTTGATGGAGAACATACTCAAAGTTGTGGAAGATGATAATGAAAGGTTTCTTAGAAGACTTCGAGACAGAACCGACAG AGTTGGGATTGAAATTCCGAAGATTGAAGTTAGATATGAGCATCTGTCGATTGAAGGAGATGTGTATGTTGGGAGTAGAGCACTGCCTACTCTGCTTAATGCCACCTTGAACAGCATAGAG AGTGTTCTGGGTTTGATTCGTCTTTCTCCATCAAAGAAGAGAAAGATCCAGATACTTAAACATGTCAGTGGAATAGTCAGACCCTCTAG GATGACCCTGCTTTTGGGTCCTCCAGGTGCAGGTAAAACAACATTGCTGTTGGCACTTGCAGGGAAGCTTGATGACGATCTGAGG GTATCTGGGAACATCACTTACTGTGGTCATGAATTCAGTGAGTTTGTTCCCCAGAGGACATGTGCTTATATCAGTCAACATGATCTCCACTACGGAGAAATGACAGTGAGGGAGACATTGGATTTTTCCGGACGATGTTTGGGTGTGGGGACTAGATATGAAATGTTGGCTGAACTTTCCAGAAGAGAAAAGGAAGCAGGAATCAAGCCAGATCCTGAGATTGATGCATTCATGAAAGCCACTTCAGTTTCAGGCCAGAAGACTAGTTTGGTCACAGATTATGTTCTCAAG ATTCTTGGTTTGGATATCTGTTCTGATATCATGGTTGGTGATGATATGAGAAGGGGTATTTCTGGTGGCCAGAAAAAGCGTGTCACAACTG GGGAAATGTTGGTAGGACCAGCAAAGGTGCTATTGATGGATGAAATTTCAACAGGGTTAGACAGTTCCACAACTTTTCAGATATGCAGGTACATGAGGCAAATGGTACATATAATGGATGTGACAATGGTCATCTCTCTTCTTCAACCAGCACCAGAGACATTTGAGCTGTTTGATGACCTTATCTTACTTTCAGAAGGTCAGATTGTGTACCAAGGTCCGCGTGACCGTGTTCTTGAGTTCTTTGAATACATGGGTTTCAAATGCCCAGAGAGGAAAGGAGTTGCTGACTTTCTGCAAGAAGTAACATCAAAGAAGGATCAAGAACAATACTGGTTCAAGAAAAGTGAACCTTACAGATACATTGATGTTGCTGAGTTTGTTGAGTGCTTCAGCAATTTCCAGTGTGGCCAACAGATTGCATCGGAACTTGGGGTTCCTTATGAGAAGTCAAGAGCTCACCCAGCTGCATTAGTCAAAGAGAAATATGGTATTTCAAATTGGGAACTGTTCAAGGCTTGTTTTGCAAGGGAGTGGCTTCTAATGAAGCGCAATTCTTTTGTGTATGTATTCAAGACCACTCAGATAACAATCATGTCTGTAATTGCCTTCACAGTGTTCCTTAGAACTCAAATGCCAGTGGGCACTGTACAAGATGGAGGGAAGTTTTTCGGAGCGCTGTTTTTCAGTCTGATCAATGTCATGTTCAATGGAATGGCAGAACTGGCAATGACTGTTTTCAGGCTTCCTGTGTTTTATAAACAGAGGGATTTCTTGTTTTATCCTGCTTGGGCTTTTGGATTACCCATTTGGGTCCTTAGGATCCCCCTATCTTTTATGGAATCGGCAATATGGATTATTCTCACTTATTACACCATTGGATTTGCTCCAGCTGCTAGCAG ATTTTTCAAACAGTTTTTGGCTTTTTTTGGCATACATCAAATGGCACTGTCCCTCTTTCGGTTCATTGCTGCTCTTGGAAGAACACAAACAGTTGCAAATACTCTCGGTACCTTTACCTTGCTTATGGTGTTTGTCCTGGGAGGATTCATTGTTGCCAAGA ATGACATTGAGCCTTGGATGATATGGGGCTACTATATATCTCCTATGATGTATGGACAAAATGCAATTGTCATGAATGAATTCCTCGATAAAAGATGGAGTGCG CCAAATACAGATCCAAGAATTAATGCACCTACAGTTGGGAAAGTCCTCCTTAAGTCCAGAGGATTCTTCACAGATGAATATTGGTTCTGGATATGTATTGGAGCACTATTTGGATTTTCTCTTCTTTTTAACATCTTATTCGTTGCAGCATTGACATTTCTGAATC CTCTTGGAGATACGAAAGCTGTTACAGCTGATGAAGAAAGTGAAAAAAAGAAGAAAAAGTCATCAACTGAAG AAAATTCAGGTCTCGATATGGCATTGAGAAGTTCTTCAGAGAATGCACCAACGAAAGGAATGGTTTTGCCCTTCCAACCCCTTCCACTTGCATTTAACCATGTGAACTACTACGTTGATATGCCAGCT GAAATGAAGAGTCAAGGAATTGATCAAGATCGCCTTCAGCTTCTGCGAGATGTCAGTGGTGCTTTTAGACCAGGAGTATTGACAGCACTTGTAGGTGTCAGTGGTGCTGGAAAAACAACTCTTATGGACGTCTTGGCTGGGAGAAAGACGGGTGGTTATATTGAAGGGACCATTAACATCTCTGGTTATCCAAAGAACCAAGAAACATTTGCTCGTGTTAGCGGTTATTGTGAGCAGAATGACATCCATTCCCCACATGTAACTGTGTACGAATCTCTGCTGTATTCAGCCTGGCTCCGTCTTTCTTCAGACGTAAAGACCCAAACAAGAAAG ATGTTTGTTGAGGAAGTGATGGAGTTGGTTGAGCTTAATCCCATTAGAGATGCTCTAGTCGGTCTTCCTGGACTAGATGGTCTTTCAACAGAACAAAGGAAGAGACTAACCATAGCCGTGGAGCTGGTAGCCAACCCCTCTATTATTTTCATGGATGAACCAACATCTGGACTTGATGCCAGGGCTGCTGCCATCGTTATGCGTACTGTGAGAAACACGGTGAACACTGGAAGAACTGTTGTCTGCACTATTCATCAGCCAAGCATAGATATTTTTGAAGCCTTTGATGAGGTATCACTCAACCTCCTAGTCTTT CTGCTTCTGATGAAAAGAGGAGGGCAAGTTATATATGCTGGACCTCTAGGTCGCCAATCTCACAAGCTTGTAGAATATTTTGAA GCCATTCCCGGGGTCACTAAGATTAGGGATGGTTACAATCCTGCTACATGGATGCTTGAGGTTACTGCTCCTTCAGTTGAGACTCAACTGGATGTGGACTTCGCAGACATTTATGCCAACTCCTCACTTTACCA GAGGAATCAAGAGCTTATCAAAGAGCTCAGTACTCCGGTGCCAGGGTCCAAGGATCTCTACTTCCCAACCAAATACTCCCAACCATTTTCTGTTCAATGTAAAGCTTGTTTCTGGAAAATGCATTGGTCTTATTGGAGAAACCCCCAGTACAACGCTATCAGGTTCTTCATGACAATAGTCATCGGTGGTTTATTTGGTCTTATCTTCTGGAACAAGGGACAACAAAC AACCCAGCAACAAGATCTGATGAATCTTTTAGGAGCCATGTATGCTGCTGTGCTATTCCTTGGAGCTACCAATGCTTCTGCAGTGCAATCAGTTGTCGCAATTGAAAGAACAGTTTTCTATCGTGAAAGGGCGGCTGGGATGTACTCTGAACTTCCTTACGCATTCGCTCAG GTGGCCATAGAGACAATCTATGTGGCGATTCAAACTATTATCTACACTATGATCCTCTACTCTATGATTGGCTTTGAGTGGAAGATAGCCAAATTCCTCTGGTTCTACTACTACATACTTCTGTGCTTCATCTACTTCACAATGTATGGGATGATGGTTGTTGCACTCACTCCAGGCCACCAGATTGCTGCAATCGTTATGTCCTTTTTCCTCAGTTTCTGGAATTTGTTTTCCGGGTTTCTCATTCCAAGACCA CAAATCCCAATCTGGTGGAGGTGGTACTACTGGGCTTCACCTGTGGCTTGGACGCTTTACGGCCTTGTGACCTCTCAAGTGGGTGACAAGAATGCTGATCTTGTGCTACCCGGATATGGCACTACGCCATTGAAGAGTTTCCTCAAGGATCAGCTGGGTTTTGATTATGACTTCCTACCGGCTGTCGCGGCTGCGCATGTTGGCTGGGTTCTCCTTTTCTTCTTTGTGTTTGCATATGGAATCAAGTACCTCAACTTTCAGAGGAGATAA
- the LOC101301404 gene encoding pleiotropic drug resistance protein 2-like isoform 2, translating to MASALAGDDLARSTSSRRSYTSHGSKRSWASTSFREVWQAPPDVFNRSGRQDEDEELRWAAIERLPTYDRLRRGMLRQVLDNGRVVTDEVDVTRLGVQDKKVLMENILKVVEDDNERFLRRLRDRTDRVGIEIPKIEVRYEHLSIEGDVYVGSRALPTLLNATLNSIESVLGLIRLSPSKKRKIQILKHVSGIVRPSRMTLLLGPPGAGKTTLLLALAGKLDDDLRVSGNITYCGHEFSEFVPQRTCAYISQHDLHYGEMTVRETLDFSGRCLGVGTRYEMLAELSRREKEAGIKPDPEIDAFMKATSVSGQKTSLVTDYVLKILGLDICSDIMVGDDMRRGISGGQKKRVTTGEMLVGPAKVLLMDEISTGLDSSTTFQICRYMRQMVHIMDVTMVISLLQPAPETFELFDDLILLSEGQIVYQGPRDRVLEFFEYMGFKCPERKGVADFLQEVTSKKDQEQYWFKKSEPYRYIDVAEFVECFSNFQCGQQIASELGVPYEKSRAHPAALVKEKYGISNWELFKACFAREWLLMKRNSFVYVFKTTQITIMSVIAFTVFLRTQMPVGTVQDGGKFFGALFFSLINVMFNGMAELAMTVFRLPVFYKQRDFLFYPAWAFGLPIWVLRIPLSFMESAIWIILTYYTIGFAPAASRFFKQFLAFFGIHQMALSLFRFIAALGRTQTVANTLGTFTLLMVFVLGGFIVAKNDIEPWMIWGYYISPMMYGQNAIVMNEFLDKRWSAPNTDPRINAPTVGKVLLKSRGFFTDEYWFWICIGALFGFSLLFNILFVAALTFLNPLGDTKAVTADEESEKKKKKSSTEGLDMALRSSSENAPTKGMVLPFQPLPLAFNHVNYYVDMPAEMKSQGIDQDRLQLLRDVSGAFRPGVLTALVGVSGAGKTTLMDVLAGRKTGGYIEGTINISGYPKNQETFARVSGYCEQNDIHSPHVTVYESLLYSAWLRLSSDVKTQTRKMFVEEVMELVELNPIRDALVGLPGLDGLSTEQRKRLTIAVELVANPSIIFMDEPTSGLDARAAAIVMRTVRNTVNTGRTVVCTIHQPSIDIFEAFDELLLMKRGGQVIYAGPLGRQSHKLVEYFEAIPGVTKIRDGYNPATWMLEVTAPSVETQLDVDFADIYANSSLYQRNQELIKELSTPVPGSKDLYFPTKYSQPFSVQCKACFWKMHWSYWRNPQYNAIRFFMTIVIGGLFGLIFWNKGQQTTQQQDLMNLLGAMYAAVLFLGATNASAVQSVVAIERTVFYRERAAGMYSELPYAFAQVAIETIYVAIQTIIYTMILYSMIGFEWKIAKFLWFYYYILLCFIYFTMYGMMVVALTPGHQIAAIVMSFFLSFWNLFSGFLIPRPQIPIWWRWYYWASPVAWTLYGLVTSQVGDKNADLVLPGYGTTPLKSFLKDQLGFDYDFLPAVAAAHVGWVLLFFFVFAYGIKYLNFQRR from the exons ATGGCGTCGGCTTTGGCCGGAGACGATCTGGCACGGTCGACGAGCAGCCGGAGGAGCTATACTTCACATGGGAGCAAGCGGAGCTGGGCCTCTACAAGTTTCCGGGAAGTATGGCAAGCCCCGCCGGACGTGTTCAACCGGAGTGGCCGGCAGGACGAGGATGAAGAGCTCCGGTGGGCAGCCATAGAGCGGCTTCCGACTTATGATAGACTGAGAAGAGGGATGCTCCGGCAGGTACTCGACAATGGACGAGTGGTCACTGATGAAGTGGATGTTACGAGGCTTGGAGTGCAAGACAAGAAGGTGTTGATGGAGAACATACTCAAAGTTGTGGAAGATGATAATGAAAGGTTTCTTAGAAGACTTCGAGACAGAACCGACAG AGTTGGGATTGAAATTCCGAAGATTGAAGTTAGATATGAGCATCTGTCGATTGAAGGAGATGTGTATGTTGGGAGTAGAGCACTGCCTACTCTGCTTAATGCCACCTTGAACAGCATAGAG AGTGTTCTGGGTTTGATTCGTCTTTCTCCATCAAAGAAGAGAAAGATCCAGATACTTAAACATGTCAGTGGAATAGTCAGACCCTCTAG GATGACCCTGCTTTTGGGTCCTCCAGGTGCAGGTAAAACAACATTGCTGTTGGCACTTGCAGGGAAGCTTGATGACGATCTGAGG GTATCTGGGAACATCACTTACTGTGGTCATGAATTCAGTGAGTTTGTTCCCCAGAGGACATGTGCTTATATCAGTCAACATGATCTCCACTACGGAGAAATGACAGTGAGGGAGACATTGGATTTTTCCGGACGATGTTTGGGTGTGGGGACTAGATATGAAATGTTGGCTGAACTTTCCAGAAGAGAAAAGGAAGCAGGAATCAAGCCAGATCCTGAGATTGATGCATTCATGAAAGCCACTTCAGTTTCAGGCCAGAAGACTAGTTTGGTCACAGATTATGTTCTCAAG ATTCTTGGTTTGGATATCTGTTCTGATATCATGGTTGGTGATGATATGAGAAGGGGTATTTCTGGTGGCCAGAAAAAGCGTGTCACAACTG GGGAAATGTTGGTAGGACCAGCAAAGGTGCTATTGATGGATGAAATTTCAACAGGGTTAGACAGTTCCACAACTTTTCAGATATGCAGGTACATGAGGCAAATGGTACATATAATGGATGTGACAATGGTCATCTCTCTTCTTCAACCAGCACCAGAGACATTTGAGCTGTTTGATGACCTTATCTTACTTTCAGAAGGTCAGATTGTGTACCAAGGTCCGCGTGACCGTGTTCTTGAGTTCTTTGAATACATGGGTTTCAAATGCCCAGAGAGGAAAGGAGTTGCTGACTTTCTGCAAGAAGTAACATCAAAGAAGGATCAAGAACAATACTGGTTCAAGAAAAGTGAACCTTACAGATACATTGATGTTGCTGAGTTTGTTGAGTGCTTCAGCAATTTCCAGTGTGGCCAACAGATTGCATCGGAACTTGGGGTTCCTTATGAGAAGTCAAGAGCTCACCCAGCTGCATTAGTCAAAGAGAAATATGGTATTTCAAATTGGGAACTGTTCAAGGCTTGTTTTGCAAGGGAGTGGCTTCTAATGAAGCGCAATTCTTTTGTGTATGTATTCAAGACCACTCAGATAACAATCATGTCTGTAATTGCCTTCACAGTGTTCCTTAGAACTCAAATGCCAGTGGGCACTGTACAAGATGGAGGGAAGTTTTTCGGAGCGCTGTTTTTCAGTCTGATCAATGTCATGTTCAATGGAATGGCAGAACTGGCAATGACTGTTTTCAGGCTTCCTGTGTTTTATAAACAGAGGGATTTCTTGTTTTATCCTGCTTGGGCTTTTGGATTACCCATTTGGGTCCTTAGGATCCCCCTATCTTTTATGGAATCGGCAATATGGATTATTCTCACTTATTACACCATTGGATTTGCTCCAGCTGCTAGCAG ATTTTTCAAACAGTTTTTGGCTTTTTTTGGCATACATCAAATGGCACTGTCCCTCTTTCGGTTCATTGCTGCTCTTGGAAGAACACAAACAGTTGCAAATACTCTCGGTACCTTTACCTTGCTTATGGTGTTTGTCCTGGGAGGATTCATTGTTGCCAAGA ATGACATTGAGCCTTGGATGATATGGGGCTACTATATATCTCCTATGATGTATGGACAAAATGCAATTGTCATGAATGAATTCCTCGATAAAAGATGGAGTGCG CCAAATACAGATCCAAGAATTAATGCACCTACAGTTGGGAAAGTCCTCCTTAAGTCCAGAGGATTCTTCACAGATGAATATTGGTTCTGGATATGTATTGGAGCACTATTTGGATTTTCTCTTCTTTTTAACATCTTATTCGTTGCAGCATTGACATTTCTGAATC CTCTTGGAGATACGAAAGCTGTTACAGCTGATGAAGAAAGTGAAAAAAAGAAGAAAAAGTCATCAACTGAAG GTCTCGATATGGCATTGAGAAGTTCTTCAGAGAATGCACCAACGAAAGGAATGGTTTTGCCCTTCCAACCCCTTCCACTTGCATTTAACCATGTGAACTACTACGTTGATATGCCAGCT GAAATGAAGAGTCAAGGAATTGATCAAGATCGCCTTCAGCTTCTGCGAGATGTCAGTGGTGCTTTTAGACCAGGAGTATTGACAGCACTTGTAGGTGTCAGTGGTGCTGGAAAAACAACTCTTATGGACGTCTTGGCTGGGAGAAAGACGGGTGGTTATATTGAAGGGACCATTAACATCTCTGGTTATCCAAAGAACCAAGAAACATTTGCTCGTGTTAGCGGTTATTGTGAGCAGAATGACATCCATTCCCCACATGTAACTGTGTACGAATCTCTGCTGTATTCAGCCTGGCTCCGTCTTTCTTCAGACGTAAAGACCCAAACAAGAAAG ATGTTTGTTGAGGAAGTGATGGAGTTGGTTGAGCTTAATCCCATTAGAGATGCTCTAGTCGGTCTTCCTGGACTAGATGGTCTTTCAACAGAACAAAGGAAGAGACTAACCATAGCCGTGGAGCTGGTAGCCAACCCCTCTATTATTTTCATGGATGAACCAACATCTGGACTTGATGCCAGGGCTGCTGCCATCGTTATGCGTACTGTGAGAAACACGGTGAACACTGGAAGAACTGTTGTCTGCACTATTCATCAGCCAAGCATAGATATTTTTGAAGCCTTTGATGAG CTGCTTCTGATGAAAAGAGGAGGGCAAGTTATATATGCTGGACCTCTAGGTCGCCAATCTCACAAGCTTGTAGAATATTTTGAA GCCATTCCCGGGGTCACTAAGATTAGGGATGGTTACAATCCTGCTACATGGATGCTTGAGGTTACTGCTCCTTCAGTTGAGACTCAACTGGATGTGGACTTCGCAGACATTTATGCCAACTCCTCACTTTACCA GAGGAATCAAGAGCTTATCAAAGAGCTCAGTACTCCGGTGCCAGGGTCCAAGGATCTCTACTTCCCAACCAAATACTCCCAACCATTTTCTGTTCAATGTAAAGCTTGTTTCTGGAAAATGCATTGGTCTTATTGGAGAAACCCCCAGTACAACGCTATCAGGTTCTTCATGACAATAGTCATCGGTGGTTTATTTGGTCTTATCTTCTGGAACAAGGGACAACAAAC AACCCAGCAACAAGATCTGATGAATCTTTTAGGAGCCATGTATGCTGCTGTGCTATTCCTTGGAGCTACCAATGCTTCTGCAGTGCAATCAGTTGTCGCAATTGAAAGAACAGTTTTCTATCGTGAAAGGGCGGCTGGGATGTACTCTGAACTTCCTTACGCATTCGCTCAG GTGGCCATAGAGACAATCTATGTGGCGATTCAAACTATTATCTACACTATGATCCTCTACTCTATGATTGGCTTTGAGTGGAAGATAGCCAAATTCCTCTGGTTCTACTACTACATACTTCTGTGCTTCATCTACTTCACAATGTATGGGATGATGGTTGTTGCACTCACTCCAGGCCACCAGATTGCTGCAATCGTTATGTCCTTTTTCCTCAGTTTCTGGAATTTGTTTTCCGGGTTTCTCATTCCAAGACCA CAAATCCCAATCTGGTGGAGGTGGTACTACTGGGCTTCACCTGTGGCTTGGACGCTTTACGGCCTTGTGACCTCTCAAGTGGGTGACAAGAATGCTGATCTTGTGCTACCCGGATATGGCACTACGCCATTGAAGAGTTTCCTCAAGGATCAGCTGGGTTTTGATTATGACTTCCTACCGGCTGTCGCGGCTGCGCATGTTGGCTGGGTTCTCCTTTTCTTCTTTGTGTTTGCATATGGAATCAAGTACCTCAACTTTCAGAGGAGATAA
- the LOC101301884 gene encoding uncharacterized protein LOC101301884, which produces MSDPKPRLVCCIGDIHGFHTKLQNLWSNLESSTPSSDFATALIIFLGDYCDRGPETNKVLDFLISLPSRYPRQKHVFIAGNHDFAFAAFLGVVPPPLDGSEFREGWREFEDNEEREGWFKGEGYEGMHLQGRRWAGRMTGFNKAKGTEYQGSIYDAGPTFESYGVPHGSADLVKAVPDDHKKFLANVVWVHEEDDVCVEIEGETKYYKLIAVHAGLEKDKDVKQQLEFLKARDTRIPKIAALSGRKDVWNIPEELKNTPTVIVSGHHGKLHIEGLRLIIDEGGGFAKNPVAAILLPSMKIVRDTDVLAN; this is translated from the exons ATGTCAGACCCAAAACCCAGACTAGTCTGCTGCATCGGCGACATCCACGGCTTCCACACCAAGCTCCAAAACCTCTGGTCCAATCTCGAATCCTCCACCCCTTCTTCCGACTTCGCCACCGCCCTCATCATCTTCCTCGGCGACTACTGCGACCGCGGCCCCGAAACCAACAAAGTCCTCGACTTCCTCATCTCCCTCCCCTCCCGATACCCACGTCAGAAACACGTCTTCATCGCCGGAAACCACGACTTCGCCTTCGCCGCATTTCTCGGAGTCGTGCCTCCGCCGCTGGACGGGTCGGAGTTCCGCGAGGGGTGGAGGGAGTTCGAGGACAATGAGGAGAGAGAAGGGTGGTTTAAGGGCGAAGGGTATGAAGGGATGCATTTGCAGGGGAGGAGATGGGCGGGGAGGATGACGGGGTTTAATAAGGCCAAGGGGACTGAGTATCAGGGTTCTATTTATGATGCCGGGCCCACATTCGAGTCCTACGGGGTGCCTCATGGCTCTGCTG ATTTGGTGAAGGCAGTTCCTGATGATCATAAGAAGTTTCTTGCCAATGTGGTCTGGGTGCATGAAGAG GATGATGTCTGTGTAGAGATTGAGGGTGAAACCAAATACTATAAATTGATAGCTGTTCATGCTGGTTTGGAGAAAGATAAAGATGTCAAACAACAGTTGGAGTTTCTGAAAGCCAGAGATACTCGGATACCTAAGATAGCGGCTCTGAGTGGCAGGAAAGACGTGTGGAATATACCAGAG GAACTGAAAAACACTCCAACTGTTATTGTAAGTGGTCATCATGGGAAACTTCACATTGAAGGCCTAAGGCTGATTATTGATGAAGGCGGTGGTTTTGCAAAGAACCCTGTGGCTGCAATTTTGCTCCCCTCGATGAAGATAGTCCGTGATACAGATGTTTTGGCAAACTAG